Part of the Bacteriovorax stolpii genome, ATTCACAACCACTACAGACACCAGAAAATGAAGCATGGGGTGATAAAATTAGCAATGCTTTTGGAAGTGATGATCTCCAAAAAGGTATTTACCTCGACGGGAATACACTTTTTAAAGTAGAGCAGTATAGAAAAAGTGAAGCTCTTGTTAGTTATGACCTGCAAGAAAATGTGAATATGCTGGTTGCTCAATTCTCGTATCCCATCTCTGATATTTCAGGAATGACGACAGTCCCACAAGTAGACAACGAGATCAGCGATAACGGAAAATTTTTAATCGTCGCTTTTAATGAAGACCCTTATTTTCGAGGTGCAAACCGCGTCTGGAAACTGGTGAATACGGAAACGCTGCAGGCCGATTACACTCTTCCTCTAAAAAACGACCCGAGTTATGTCATTGGTTTAGGGAATAACCGCTTTTTAACGGCCAGCTTTGTGAACAACCGCTGGATTATTGAAAGACAAAAAGTTGATATGGCAAAGGGGACTGTGACGGATAGTGATATTCTTCATTATTTCGGAGTTGACGTAAACTTAGCTTTCTTTAAGAAAGTTGGGCAGAAAATCCTGGTTAAGTTAAACCGCAAGGAACTGGGGACGGCACTTTATGTCAGTGACCTGACGTTAGAGAGTTTATATAAAGTCTACGAATCAAAAACGTTTTTTGATCTGCCAATTCAAAATGAAAATTTCTTTGTTTTAAGAGAAAAGGATTCATTAAGACTTTTTGAATTTAATGACGGATTTAAAAAAGTTTCAGTCAGCGACATGGGAAAAGATCTTCTTAACCGCGTGACATCAGCAGAAATTGGCGATGAGCGTGTGTTGGTTTTAGAAAACCGTTTAAAAACAAAAGACATGAGTTTGAAAGAGAGCATGGCCTATTTAAAAAGAAATGCCGGTAAAGCTCAAAATGTCGAGATGACCCAGGTTTCTTTTAAGAACGAGGAAGTGCCGCTAACGTTGGATCAGTCCAAAGCAGAGTCGTTTCCGAAAGCTTACCACTTTATTCCACATTACTGGTTTATCGCTTTTGGTTCGAGCGAAAATCTTTCAAGCTATGGGGCCATGACAACTTTCTCTGACCCAATGGATTTAACGATTTTAGATGCCTCAGTTCTAACTTATCCTGAAGAAAGCAAAGTCGGTGGGCACTTCACTCTAACTCACAAGCTTGCACCTGTGAGCGACTTATGGTCATTGAGTGCTTATTTCAACCACGAGTATTCAAAAACAGATTTCAGCTCAAATGTAGATCAGACGACAGAATGGAGTGTTGGAACACATTACGCTATCCTGATGAAGCGCTGGACGATGGTTCCGGGAGTTTTCTTTGGTCAGACAAAAACAGATGACTTCATCTCTGATAGAACAGTTAAAAGTTTTGGGTTAAGCAATGTTTTAAGTTACAACGCTCAGACTTTTGATGATGTTTTCCAAAAACTTATTTTCCAATTGAAGTTTGAAAATAACCAACCTGATATCGGGGATGATTACTACAGCGTGCAATCTCTTTTAAAGCTAGAAGGACGCTTCTATGAAAGACTTGTTGGTGGATTAAAATTTTCTTACGGAAAACTTTTTAAAGACGGCTTCAGGCAAGGTGTTATCTATGGTGGGGGAGTCAACTCTCTGGACAATATCCGCTGGCACGAGTTTTATGGGCTTCCATACAACAATGCTTACGGTAACGAGATTTTCACTTTCAGACTGCATTTGGATTACAATTTCTGGTATATCAACAGGGGATGGGGACTTGTCCCGATTTTCTTTAAAGAAGCTCACTTACTCTTAGGTAGAGAGTCACTTTATGCTGATCGAATCATCCTGGAGAAGACTCTTTATAAAGAACAAACGATTCATTCAATGTTTGCGGGAGCGCGTTTAAAAACGAATCTTTTCTACTTTATCCCGACAGATATCGATGTCATTTATTCCAACATTCAGCGCCCGAATGGTGGCAAGGTGAATCAGGTAGATTTTCTGGTTAATGCTTCTTTTGAATAGATAAAATCACAAGGGACCTAAAATGGGTCCCTTGTATATTTCCACAAATTGTCTTTGATAATTCCCGGAACAAAAAACGACATAAATCTCGCCACTCTTTTTAGACGGGCAAAACTCTTCATTCCCCATGGGTAATGAGACAGAAGAATACTTTGATCTAAAACACTGAAGAAGTAATCCAGGATCAGTCCAAGGATAATCACATCGTCAATCAGACCAAATATAGGTATCCAGTCTGGGATAATGTCGATGGGAGAAAGCAGTAAAGCGACCATGGCCAGCAGAACTTTTTTATCGCGCATTGGGATGCGTTCATCGTTGGCAGTGTCTTTGAGAAAATTCTTTAGATCAATAAAAAAAGTTTTCATATCGGGTATGATAACACTATCATTGAGTGATGGAACTAATAATCTTAATCATCTCTCCTTGTTTGAGAGGCAAAAAATAAGCTAAGATAAACTATGAAAAAAGCTCAACTACAATCATCTCTCTTTTTTATTGGCCCAATCCTAGCTGTCCTTTTTGGGATGTACACAGTTTATTCAATGGGAATTCCCGCTGAAGTGTTCTACCCAAATGCTATTGCGACTGTTTTAGGTATCCCTTTAGTTTATCTTCTGGCTTCGCGATGGAACGACAGAAGACCATCTCTGGTTCTCCAGTTATCGTTTGTGTCACTTTTACTTCTGCTTCTTTGTTTCTTTTTTCCTGGACCAAGCGAAGTCCACCGCTGGATTGTGCTTGGGTCATTTAATATTAATGTGTCGATGATTGTGCTTCCGCTTGTTCTTTTTTGTATGCACCAATTGCTTCATGAAAAAAAATACCTTCACGGTGTGATTCTTTTTGCAGCTGTCGCAACAGTTCTTGGTTTCCAACCCGATGCTGGCCAGACAACATGTTTTGTTTTGGCAGGGCTAGTTCTTTTCTTTAGAAATAAAATGAGCGCAAAGATCCGCGCGGCCGCTGTTTTAATTGCAATTGTGACAACTGGTCTGGCCTGGAACAGAGTCGATCTGCTTGAGCCGGTTGAATACGTTGAAGATATTTTTACCTTGATGGAGAGTCTGGGGCCTCTAGGTTACATCGGGATGGTAGGGATTTCGCTTCTTCTCTTTTTCCCATTTATTTATATGAGTCTTAAGCGCATTGAAACGGTGAGAACTCTTTCAATCGCATTTATTGTTTATCTTTCAGCTGCTTTTATCATTACTGAGTTTGGTCACTACCCACCACCGGTCATGGGAGCAGGAGCAAGTCCAGTTATTGGATGGTTTCTCATGCTGAGTTTTGTTTTTAGACCAGAATAGGTTTTATGAAATTACGTAACGTCTTCTTTTTTTTACTCCTTGCAGGTTGTGCGACAAAACCGACGCAGCAACCAGTAGAGACTCCAAAATCAACAACAAAAGTTGTTAAGTCTGTTGAGAAATCTCAGCCCGCTGAGCTTCGCGATACAATTGTGCTCGATCATAAGTTTTTTAAGATTTCATATAATATGAAAAGACGCCTG contains:
- a CDS encoding DUF1232 domain-containing protein; protein product: MKTFFIDLKNFLKDTANDERIPMRDKKVLLAMVALLLSPIDIIPDWIPIFGLIDDVIILGLILDYFFSVLDQSILLSHYPWGMKSFARLKRVARFMSFFVPGIIKDNLWKYTRDPF